In the genome of Stegostoma tigrinum isolate sSteTig4 chromosome 31, sSteTig4.hap1, whole genome shotgun sequence, the window CGTAACAACGATGGGCACAAAACACTCTAAGGTCACTAGTAACTTCCCATTCCTTAATGACAATGGCACCATCAAGACAATTAAGGAAGCCCATACTCTCTTCATTCTACGTGGTCTGCCAGGCAGTGGCAAGTCAGCCCTTAGCAGAGCAATCAAAGAAAAGTACCCGCAGTCCTTGGCTTGTGCTTCCAATTCTCCTCCTGTGGTGGACGAGGCCGAGATTGACGGTGATCGGTACGTCCAGGTGGACGAGGGTCTTGAACGGGGCTTCAAGGAGGTCAAAAACGTCATAGTGGTTGATGACAACCATCTCGCTGCAAAACGGCTGTACCACCTCACCAGCCTGGCCAGAGACAACGACTACATTGTCCTCATTGTCAGCCCAAAGACCAAGTGGAGAAACGACTGCGAGAAGCTTGCGATTCAGAGCCAGTGGAACCTAACTGTGGAACAGCTGAACAGCATGAAGCAAAGCTATCAGGAGTACATCATACCTTATTTCTTTGGCTGGTTCTTGCTGAGGAGGAGTGCCCAGGAGATGCGCAAGAATGCAGAGGATTTTCTGAACCAGCTGAGCAATATGGAGGTGTTTTTAAAAGAGTTTGTCAGCTGTACGTGACGTTATCTGTCAGGTTTTAGCAGTGAGCTGGGCCACACAAATAAGGGTTGCCTGCCTAACTTGGCAATTCCAGTTTCCTGCTGCCAACTTTCTCCGCTGAAGATGGCAGGTTAGGTCCTAGAGGTGCTGGCACTTTATGAAATTGCCTGCACTTCTTGGTTTAGCGAGCTATTTGACTGTGGAGGCTGTCACAACAGTTCGTAGTTGAGTCTGCATCAGATCCTCCACAAAGCAGGGCACAGGATTCCACTTCTGCAAGAGGAAGTTGGGATTTAAAAGAAGTAGAAGCCAAAATGATAAGATGGTACCTATTGAATCTGATAATGAATTTGAGAGGTACTATTTTTAACTTAGAGACTGGTTAGAACGTGGAGCTTCTACAAGGGGTAGTTGAGGCTAGTGGCTTAGTGCATTTGAAGGAGGGCTctttgtggcatagtggtagtatcCCTCCCTCTGGACAGAGGTGcttgggtttaagtcccacctgctgcagaggtgtgaaGGAACGTttttgaataggttgattagaacaTACCAAACGCATTAAAGGGATAAGGGAGAGAAAGCTGTACCGTTGGGCATGAAAACATAAGGGCATAATAACTAAGAGCAGGTCATACAGTGCTCCTTGactctgagcctgctccaccatttaataacaTTGAGTTTGATCACTGTTCTCCATTTCCACTTCCTCGCCCAGATAGCCCTGTCCCTCTGTCCACAACCCAGTCCAGACCATCTCTAATCAAAGGAAAACCTTTTCGCATCAGAAACTAGGAGACagtaagaacggcagatgcttgatgctagagtcaataaatgtggagctggaaaagcacagcaggtcagacagcatctgaggaggaggattgacttccctgctttctcacctcaggaACTAACCTAGCTAACTTTTCAAGGTAATGATATTCTGTTTTAGGTTTGAAGACCAAAAGAGCATGAAGTACTCCAGagatggtctcaccaatgtcctttacaaatATGACCTTTTAAAATATACTCCTCTTCTCTATTGTTAGTACCAAAGTCAATAACTTTACAATGAATATGGGGAGTATATTATCCTCCAACTGCTACCTTATTACCGTCTCACTTGTCCACATCTCCTTGAAGTCTCTTTGCGTTCTCCTCATAGCCCCATCTAGCTTTAGATCATTAGCAAACTCAGATGCATGACTCACAGAACCTTCATTAATAAATTCTTGAGGGCACAAAACTAATATCGGCAGCACACCACCTCACACAGCCTGCCAACTTATcatatttttcta includes:
- the cnp gene encoding 2',3'-cyclic-nucleotide 3'-phosphodiesterase isoform X2; the protein is MRTGVLRLIRNVTTMGTKHSKVTSNFPFLNDNGTIKTIKEAHTLFILRGLPGSGKSALSRAIKEKYPQSLACASNSPPVVDEAEIDGDRYVQVDEGLERGFKEVKNVIVVDDNHLAAKRLYHLTSLARDNDYIVLIVSPKTKWRNDCEKLAIQSQWNLTVEQLNSMKQSYQEYIIPYFFGWFLLRRSAQEMRKNAEDFLNQLSNMEVFLKEFVSCVEWHSEEKFNLHEYFQKKPRMLHCTTKFCNYGAIPGCEAYAESKVVEDNYSKAFTLQVVALFVTPRTVGARVLLNKNQKLLWPKGQEGDDGGDGKEAAELAFGSRAHITLACAPRVKAVQTGLDLLCILKLEGKQPTHQVEVEKGRLCCYGDGQWILNLTKPIEVKTLFSGFYHKKTEPVTESVGC
- the cnp gene encoding 2',3'-cyclic-nucleotide 3'-phosphodiesterase isoform X3 produces the protein MGTKHSKVTSNFPFLNDNGTIKTIKEAHTLFILRGLPGSGKSALSRAIKEKYPQSLACASNSPPVVDEAEIDGDRYVQVDEGLERGFKEVKNVIVVDDNHLAAKRLYHLTSLARDNDYIVLIVSPKTKWRNDCEKLAIQSQWNLTVEQLNSMKQSYQEYIIPYFFGWFLLRRSAQEMRKNAEDFLNQLSNMEVFLKEFVSCVEWHSEEKFNLHEYFQKKPRMLHCTTKFCNYGAIPGCEAYAESKVVEDNYSKAFTLQVVALFVTPRTVGARVLLNKNQKLLWPKGQEGDDGGDGKEAAELAFGSRAHITLACAPRVKAVQTGLDLLCILKLEGKQPTHQVEVEKGRLCCYGDGQWILNLTKPIEVKTLFSGFYHKKTEPVTESVGC